In Phenylobacterium hankyongense, the sequence CGCCGTGCGCTACTACAAGACCGTCGCCGCCCTCCGCGAGGCGCCCACCGAGCAGGCGTCGTAAGACCCGCCTTGCCACGCCCCGCGTCCGCGGGAGCTGCCGCTTCGCGCTTAAGTCATTGATTTCGCTGGCGCACCCGACACGATTCGAACGTGTGACCTTTGCCTTCGGAGGGCAACGCTCTATCCAGCTGAGCTACGGGTGCGTCTTCAGCGGAAGGCGTGTCTAGCCGAAAGGACGGCCGGCCGCAAACCATCCGTCCGCCGGGCCCGTCGCGGCGCATTTCCACGAACAAATTGTGCCCTCGGCCCATATCGTTAAGCTTGACCCAGAAGCCGCCTCGAAGCGGCCGACGAGGTCTGGGGGAAGCAGATGGAATTGGGCAGGATCACGGCGGCGCTGGCCGCCGCGGGGGCCGGCGCGCTGGTGCTGGCCGCGGCGCTCGGCGGCGGAGCGGCCCTGGCGCAGGGTCACGGCGAGGCCGAGCAATTCCCCTCGCCCGGCAAGGACGTCTTCGACCGCAACTGCGCCGCCTGCCACGCCGGCGCCGATCCGCAGAGCCGGGCCCCGGCGCTCCGCGCGCTGCAGACGATGAGCGCCTCGACCCTCACCACCGCCCTGACCAGCGGCGTCATGCGCGCCCAGGGCGCCGCCCTGTCGCCGCGCGACCTGCGCGACGTGGTCGCCTGGCTGGCCGCGCCGGACGCGCCGGCCGGCACGGCCTGGATCGAGTCCCACCGGTGCCCGGCCAGCCGGCGGACGGTGGACCTGAAGCCCGCCGCGACGCTGGCCGGCTGGGGCGCGGGCCCGGAGAACACCCGGCGGCTGAGCGCCGCCAAGGCCGGGCTGAAGACCGCCGACCTCGGCCGGCTGGAGGTGGCCTGGAGCTTCGCCCTGCCGCGCACCACCGCCCTGCGCTCGCAGCCGGTGATCGTCGGCTCGACGATGTTCTACGCCGCCACCCAGGCCAACACCCTGCTGGCGCTCGACACCCGCACCGGCTGCGTGAAGTGGGCGGTTGAAACCCCGGCCGGCATCCGCACCAGCCTGGCGTTCGGGCCGCTGGGGCCGAGGGGGCCGCTGGCGCTGATCGGCGGCGACAACGCCGGCCAGCTGCAGGCCATCGACCCCCGGGACGGCAAGCTGATCTGGCGGGTCGATCCGCGCCACGACAAGACCGCCCCGCTCACCGGCTCGCCGCTGCTGGTCGGCGGCCGCATCCTGGTCCCGATCTCCGCCTCCGACGTGGCCGCAGCGGGGCGGCCGACCTTCGAATGCTGCAAGGCGCACGGGGCGCTGGCCGCCCTCGACGCCGCCACCGGCAAGGTGCTGTGGACCTTCCACACCATGGCGGCCGCCCAGCCGCTGGGCCGCAAGAACGCGGCCGGGACCGACGTCTATGGGCCCTCCGGCGCGCCGATCTGGTCCTCGCCGGCGGTGGACGTCCGGCGCGGACTGGTGCTGACCGGCACCGGCGAGAACACCTCGCCGCCGGCCACCGGGACCAGCGACTCGGTGGTGGCGCTGGACCTCGCCACCGGCAAGGTGCGCTGGACGCACCAGGCGCTGAGGGACGACGTCTGGAACATGTCCTGCCCCTCGGGGCGCGACAGCGGCCGCAAGCCGGGCGTGAACTGCTTCTTCTATGACTCCGCCAGCGTGCTGCGCGACCACGACTTCGGCGCCGGACCGGTGGTGTTCCGCCAGGGCGGCCGCGACGTGGTGCTGGCCGGCCAGAAGTCGGGCGACGTCTGGGCGCTGGACGCCGGCAGCGGCAAGGTCCTGTGGCGGCGCACCTTCGGGCCGGGCACGGCGCTGGGCGGCGTCCACTGGGGCATCGCCACCGACGGGGTGCGCGTCTTCGCCCCGGTCAGCGATCCGGGCGTGCCGGACGCGGTCTCGGGCGCGGGCCTGCACGCCATCGACGTGGCCAGCGGCAGGATCGCCTGGGAGTGGAAGGCCGGGGCCGACTGCGGCGGCGGCCGCGACGCCCGGGTCGCCGGCTGCGCCTTCCACTACGGGCTGTCGGCCGCGCCGCTGGTGATCGACGGGGCGGTGCTGGCCGGCTCGCTGGACGGCAAGCTGTGGATCTTCGACGCCGCCACCGGAAAGGTGCTCGGCGTCCACGACACCGCCCAGCCGTTCAAGCCGGTCAACGGCCTGCCGGGCGCGGGCGGTTCGATCGACGCCACCGGGGTGTTCGCCGGCGACGGCATGGTGTTCGTGAATTCCGGCTACGGCCAGTTCAACCAGCAGGCCGGCAACGTGCTGGTGGCGTTCCGGCCGAAGCGGTGACGGCCGGCGCCTAGACGCCGGTCACGTCTTCCCAGAAGCGCTTGGCCTTGCCGATGAAGTTGGCGGACTTCGGGTGCTGTTGCTCGCCGCAGGAGCCGCAGAACTCGCGCAGCAGCTCCTTCTGGCGGGCGGTGAGCTTGGTGGGCGTTTCCACGAACAGCTCGACGACCAGGTCGCCGCGCTCGCGCGAGCGCAGCGAGGGCATGCCGCGGCCCTTCAGGCGCACGGTCTTGCCGGTCTGGGCGCCTTCCGGCACGCGGACGGTCTGCTTGCGCTCGCCGTCGCAGTTGTCGCCGCCCATCAGGCAGGGAGCCTCGATCTCGCCGCCAAGCGCGGCGACGCCCATGGGCACCGGCACGGTGCAGAGCAGGTCCAGGCCGTCGCGCTCGAACAGCTCGTGCGGCCTCACCGACAGGAAGATGTAGAGGTCGCCGCGCGGACCGCCGCGGGCCCCGGAGTCGCCCTCGCCGGCCAGCCGGATGCGGGCGCCGTCGTCGACGCCGGCCGGGATGCGGACCGACAGGGTGCGCTCGACCCGCACCTGGCCGGCCCCA encodes:
- a CDS encoding PQQ-binding-like beta-propeller repeat protein; its protein translation is MELGRITAALAAAGAGALVLAAALGGGAALAQGHGEAEQFPSPGKDVFDRNCAACHAGADPQSRAPALRALQTMSASTLTTALTSGVMRAQGAALSPRDLRDVVAWLAAPDAPAGTAWIESHRCPASRRTVDLKPAATLAGWGAGPENTRRLSAAKAGLKTADLGRLEVAWSFALPRTTALRSQPVIVGSTMFYAATQANTLLALDTRTGCVKWAVETPAGIRTSLAFGPLGPRGPLALIGGDNAGQLQAIDPRDGKLIWRVDPRHDKTAPLTGSPLLVGGRILVPISASDVAAAGRPTFECCKAHGALAALDAATGKVLWTFHTMAAAQPLGRKNAAGTDVYGPSGAPIWSSPAVDVRRGLVLTGTGENTSPPATGTSDSVVALDLATGKVRWTHQALRDDVWNMSCPSGRDSGRKPGVNCFFYDSASVLRDHDFGAGPVVFRQGGRDVVLAGQKSGDVWALDAGSGKVLWRRTFGPGTALGGVHWGIATDGVRVFAPVSDPGVPDAVSGAGLHAIDVASGRIAWEWKAGADCGGGRDARVAGCAFHYGLSAAPLVIDGAVLAGSLDGKLWIFDAATGKVLGVHDTAQPFKPVNGLPGAGGSIDATGVFAGDGMVFVNSGYGQFNQQAGNVLVAFRPKR